A section of the Lycium ferocissimum isolate CSIRO_LF1 unplaced genomic scaffold, AGI_CSIRO_Lferr_CH_V1 ctg22697, whole genome shotgun sequence genome encodes:
- the LOC132043302 gene encoding NAD(P)H-quinone oxidoreductase subunit H, chloroplastic → MKKPVTGKDLMIVNMGPHHPSMHGVLRLIVTLDGEDVVDCEPILGYLHRGMEKIAENRAIIQYLPYVTRWDYLATMFTEAITVNGPEQLGNIQVPKRASYIRVIMLELSRIASHLLWLGPFMADIGAQTPFFYIFREREFVYDLFEAATGMRMMHNFFRIGGIAADLPYGWVDKCLDFCDYFLTEVVEYQKLITRNPIFLERVEGVGIIGGEEAINWGLSGPMLRASGIPWDLRKVDRYESYDEFEWEIQWQKQGDSLARYLVRLSEMTESIKIIQQALEGLPGGPYENLESRGFDKKRNPEWNDFEYRFISKKPSPTFELSKQELYVRVEAPKGELGIFLIGDQSGFPWRWKIRPPGFINLQILPELVKRMKLADIMTILGSIDIIMGEVDR, encoded by the coding sequence ATGAAGAAACCAGTTACAGGAAAAGATCTTATGATAGTCAATATGGGACCTCACCACCCATCCATGCACGGTGTTCTTCGCTTAATTGTTACTCTAGACGGTGAGGATGTTGTTGATTGTGAACCCATATTGGGTTATTTACACAGAGGGATGGAAAAAATTGCAGAAAACCGAGCAATTATACAATATTTACCTTATGTAACGCGGTGGGATTATTTAGCTACTATGTTTACAGAAGCAATAACAGTAAATGGACCCGAACAATTAGGAAATATTCAAGTTCCTAAAAGAGCCAGCTATATCAGAGTAATTATGCTAGAATTGAGTCGTATAGCTTCTCATCTGTTATGGCTTGGCCCTTTTATGGCAGATATTGGGGCACAGACTccctttttctatattttcagAGAACGAGAATTTGTATATGATCTATTCGAAGCTGCCACCGGTATGAGAATGATGCATAATTTTTTTCGTATTGGAGGAATAGCGGCGGATTTACCTTATGGTTGGGTAGATAAATGCTTGGATTTTTGTGATTATTTTTTAACAGAGGTTGTTGAATATCAAAAACTTATTACACGAAATCCTATTTTTTTAGAACGAGTTGAAGGCGTTGGGATTATTGGTGGGGAAGAAGCAATAAATTGGGGTTTATCCGGACCAATGTTACGCGCATCCGGAATACCATGGGATCTTCGTAAAGTTGATCGTTATGAGTCTTACGATGAATTTGAATGGGAAATTCAGTGGCAAAAACAAGGAGATTCATTAGCTCGTTATTTAGTACGACTTAGCGAAATGACAGAATCCATCAAAATTATTCAACAGGCTCTGGAAGGACTTCCGGGGGGTCCCTATGAAAATTTAGAAAGTAGAGGCTTTGATAAAAAAAGGAATCCAGAGTGGAATGATTTTGAATATCGATTCATTAGTAAAAAACCTTCCCCTACTTTTGAATTATCGAAACAAGAACTTTATGTAAGAGTTGAAGCTCCAAAAGGGGAATTGGGAATTTTTCTAATAGGAGATCAAAGTGGTTTTCCTTGGAGATGGAAAATCCGACCACCAGGTTTTATTAATTTGCAAATTCTTCCTGAACTAGTTAAAAGAATGAAATTGGCTGATATTATGACGATACTCGGTAGCATAGATATAATTATGGGAGAAGTTGATCGTTAA